A part of Bacillota bacterium genomic DNA contains:
- a CDS encoding DUF1657 domain-containing protein, with translation MTVGTNLHQTLANLQSAAANMQSFALETQDQNAKKMFTDMNKQLEQMNQLLAGRVNYVEKQEPNYQMKQQAQQPQQK, from the coding sequence ATGACAGTAGGCACCAATTTGCACCAGACTCTGGCCAATTTGCAGTCGGCGGCAGCAAACATGCAGTCCTTTGCACTGGAAACCCAGGACCAGAATGCCAAAAAAATGTTCACGGATATGAACAAGCAGCTGGAGCAAATGAACCAGCTGCTGGCAGGACGGGTAAATTACGTGGAGAAACAAGAGCCTAATTACCAGATGAAGCAGCAGGCTCAACAGCCGCAGCAGAAATAA
- a CDS encoding cupin domain-containing protein, giving the protein MVQENKELVAQALNLIDLVNYQEGSVVSRTLIDKKAGTVTLFAFDQGQALSEHTAPYDALVNIIDGEAEIIISGNEHKVKSGEMIIMPADEPHALRATEKFKMVLVMIRS; this is encoded by the coding sequence ATGGTCCAGGAAAATAAAGAGCTGGTGGCACAAGCGCTGAATTTGATCGACCTGGTTAATTATCAGGAAGGATCGGTGGTAAGCAGGACTTTAATTGACAAAAAGGCAGGTACCGTCACCCTGTTTGCCTTTGACCAGGGACAGGCTTTAAGCGAACATACAGCTCCCTATGATGCCCTGGTGAATATCATTGATGGGGAGGCGGAAATAATTATTTCCGGTAACGAGCACAAGGTAAAAAGTGGTGAAATGATTATTATGCCCGCTGACGAGCCCCACGCCTTGAGGGCCACCGAAAAGTTCAAGATGGTTCTGGTTATGATCCGGTCGTAG
- a CDS encoding AraC family transcriptional regulator — MDLLKKMNGVLSYIEENIYDDIDFKEVARLACCSEYHFKRMFSFLAGVTLSEYIRRRRLTLAAFELKNSNTRIIDIAIKYGYNSPDSFSRAFQSLHGITPSEARNNGQLLRSYPPMTFQLSIRGGRAMNYRIEEKEAFRIVGIMKRVPIIFHGVNQEITSMWKTLNDATINKLKKLSNVEPLGLLQASTNFSEGRMEEKGGLDHYIGVATTYECPGNLTQLEVPASTWAVFESVGPFPDTLQDIWGRIYSEWFPSSNYEQSVGPEILWNEHKDLSSPTFKSEIWIPVSR, encoded by the coding sequence GTGGATTTATTAAAAAAAATGAATGGAGTATTAAGCTATATTGAAGAAAACATTTACGACGATATTGACTTCAAAGAAGTAGCCAGACTGGCTTGTTGTTCGGAATATCATTTCAAAAGAATGTTTTCTTTCCTTGCAGGTGTTACGCTGTCGGAATATATCCGTCGCAGACGCCTTACCCTTGCAGCATTTGAGCTAAAAAACAGTAACACTAGGATAATTGATATCGCCATTAAATATGGATACAATTCACCGGATTCTTTTTCAAGAGCTTTTCAAAGTTTACATGGTATAACACCCTCAGAAGCCAGAAATAATGGTCAATTGTTAAGATCTTATCCACCAATGACCTTTCAGTTATCAATTAGAGGAGGAAGAGCGATGAACTATCGAATTGAAGAAAAAGAGGCTTTTCGCATAGTTGGTATCATGAAAAGGGTTCCCATAATTTTCCATGGGGTTAATCAGGAAATTACCTCTATGTGGAAAACTTTAAATGATGCGACAATAAATAAACTTAAAAAGCTTTCTAATGTCGAGCCTTTGGGACTACTTCAAGCCTCCACGAACTTTTCCGAAGGCCGAATGGAGGAAAAAGGGGGACTTGATCATTATATAGGCGTGGCAACAACTTATGAGTGTCCGGGTAACCTGACACAACTTGAAGTTCCTGCCTCAACATGGGCTGTATTCGAATCAGTGGGACCATTTCCTGATACTCTGCAGGATATCTGGGGACGCATCTATTCCGAATGGTTTCCATCCTCAAACTATGAACAATCAGTAGGACCGGAAATCCTGTGGAATGAGCATAAAGATCTATCTTCACCTACTTTTAAGAGCGAAATATGGATACCGGTTTCGAGGTGA
- a CDS encoding PAS domain-containing sensor histidine kinase, which translates to MNSKNLTTYFAPAERALDKHIAQQAKATEDLFGDCSFLDALPNIVMVLNHNRQVILCNRVLLDLLGVEDHESVKGLRPGELLRCVHACEMPGGCGTTEFCRTCGAVNAIMESQYGRKVYHECRILINNNGRTKALDLGVTAMPIRINNEEFTVLSMADISDEKRRHSLERIFFHDVMNTAGVLTGVAELLENTADADLAKEFILDIQSSAKLLVEQIREQRDLTLAENNELKVSTSPLQSLNILSNVAAHFANHETSLQQQILIDPTAENIVFTSNPQLLHRVLGNMLKNALEASEAGDTVWLGCRFQDGQVEYWVNNPGVMPREIQLQLFQRSFSTKGKDRGLGTYSMKLLTERYLQGSISFTVSKKEGTTFFARYPRHIQATGY; encoded by the coding sequence ATGAATTCCAAAAACCTGACCACTTACTTTGCCCCCGCAGAACGGGCACTGGACAAGCATATTGCACAACAAGCAAAGGCTACGGAAGATTTATTCGGGGATTGCAGTTTTTTAGACGCACTGCCGAACATTGTTATGGTTCTTAACCATAACCGCCAGGTAATCCTTTGTAACCGGGTTCTACTGGACTTACTGGGAGTCGAAGATCATGAATCGGTAAAAGGTCTTCGCCCGGGAGAATTGCTACGCTGCGTCCATGCATGTGAGATGCCCGGCGGCTGCGGAACCACCGAATTCTGCCGTACCTGTGGCGCTGTGAACGCCATCATGGAAAGTCAGTATGGCCGTAAAGTTTATCACGAGTGCCGTATCCTGATCAACAACAATGGCCGAACGAAAGCCCTGGATCTAGGGGTAACAGCCATGCCGATCCGAATCAACAACGAGGAATTTACAGTACTTTCCATGGCTGATATTAGTGACGAAAAGCGCCGCCACAGCCTGGAGCGCATTTTTTTCCATGACGTCATGAATACAGCCGGGGTCTTAACGGGCGTAGCCGAGTTGTTGGAAAACACAGCCGACGCTGATCTGGCCAAAGAGTTTATTCTTGACATTCAATCATCAGCCAAACTGCTGGTAGAACAAATACGGGAACAACGCGATCTGACACTGGCTGAAAATAATGAACTCAAGGTTAGCACGTCACCATTACAATCCTTAAATATATTGTCCAATGTAGCTGCACATTTTGCTAACCATGAGACTTCTCTTCAGCAGCAGATCCTGATTGACCCGACAGCAGAGAATATAGTTTTCACCAGTAACCCGCAGTTACTTCACCGGGTGCTGGGAAACATGTTGAAAAACGCCCTGGAAGCATCCGAAGCCGGTGATACGGTCTGGTTGGGCTGCCGGTTCCAAGACGGGCAGGTTGAGTATTGGGTGAACAATCCTGGAGTTATGCCGCGGGAAATACAACTACAGCTTTTCCAGAGATCTTTTTCGACCAAGGGGAAAGATCGCGGATTAGGTACTTACAGCATGAAGTTGCTGACCGAGCGTTATTTGCAGGGATCGATTTCCTTTACGGTGTCGAAAAAGGAAGGAACTACGTTTTTCGCAAGGTATCCCCGCCATATCCAGGCTACTGGATATTAA
- a CDS encoding DUF3298 domain-containing protein: MKKVILSTCIVLFTLHLFAAAASAATAGALFRPGEYNYILNDQKLSMDVAPFTEDGRIYIPVRFLAHSLGMADKTISWDKSTGTVSLIYQGDSNMEIKVQTGQRQLVINYLDDEALKVIGSENSQMDVAPLIKKGRVFLPARWVAQACGFSVQWDKTTDSVLVKPSGEDINTDDIQVSTREIKSTSEKMELDLKIPVISGLKNIALQEKVNKQILDAAMQTKMELENTYREYAQSAKDNDFEPHPFQLHVNYEVHTSGKVLSLAVQTYRYSGGAHGMAWKDFYILDTQKGKRLTLQNLFKNKTNYKALINQEIKRQINAGEKMYFEGDMGFQTISDNHPFYVQDNNIVFFFGQYEIAPYAAGMPEFKIPVDILKDELSDYFLDLIND; this comes from the coding sequence ATGAAAAAAGTAATTTTATCAACCTGTATTGTGTTATTCACCCTGCACCTATTCGCTGCAGCTGCTTCAGCAGCTACGGCAGGTGCCCTCTTCCGGCCGGGGGAGTATAATTATATTCTCAACGACCAAAAATTAAGCATGGACGTGGCACCGTTCACTGAAGACGGCAGAATTTATATCCCGGTGCGGTTTCTTGCCCACTCCCTGGGGATGGCTGACAAAACAATAAGTTGGGATAAATCAACCGGAACCGTTAGTTTAATTTACCAGGGCGACTCCAATATGGAGATTAAAGTACAAACGGGCCAGCGTCAGCTTGTAATCAATTATCTGGATGACGAGGCATTAAAAGTTATCGGCAGCGAAAATTCCCAAATGGATGTGGCCCCGTTAATTAAGAAGGGACGAGTTTTCTTGCCTGCTCGCTGGGTGGCACAAGCATGCGGTTTTTCCGTGCAGTGGGACAAAACCACCGACAGCGTGCTGGTTAAACCGTCCGGCGAAGATATAAACACCGATGATATCCAGGTTTCCACCCGAGAAATCAAATCCACCAGCGAAAAAATGGAACTGGACTTGAAAATCCCCGTCATCTCCGGACTCAAAAACATCGCATTACAGGAGAAAGTTAACAAGCAAATACTGGATGCAGCCATGCAAACCAAGATGGAATTGGAAAACACATACCGGGAATACGCCCAGAGTGCAAAAGACAACGACTTTGAACCCCATCCTTTCCAATTGCACGTAAATTACGAGGTGCACACCAGCGGGAAAGTGTTATCCCTGGCAGTGCAAACCTACCGGTATTCCGGCGGTGCCCACGGCATGGCCTGGAAAGATTTTTATATTCTGGACACCCAAAAGGGAAAACGCCTAACATTGCAGAATTTATTTAAAAACAAAACCAACTACAAAGCTCTAATCAACCAGGAAATTAAAAGGCAAATTAACGCCGGAGAAAAAATGTATTTTGAAGGGGATATGGGGTTTCAGACCATTTCCGACAACCATCCCTTTTATGTTCAGGACAACAACATTGTATTCTTTTTCGGTCAATATGAAATTGCCCCCTATGCCGCCGGTATGCCTGAATTTAAAATACCGGTGGATATCCTGAAAGACGAACTGAGCGACTATTTCCTGGATTTAATTAATGACTAA
- a CDS encoding DUF4387 domain-containing protein — protein MGKVLLKDLAFVIRSKNAGPYELTLDIIFKTREIYDRVVEQGVINPGLIARLYKVPEDKVISVVEFAPAMAIKATIVRPVVCGDVGDTDVYGAQQHGPLLNMEVDWN, from the coding sequence GTGGGAAAAGTGCTTTTAAAAGATTTGGCTTTCGTTATTCGCAGTAAAAACGCCGGCCCTTACGAGCTGACCCTTGATATTATCTTTAAAACGCGGGAAATTTATGATCGTGTTGTAGAGCAGGGTGTGATCAACCCTGGGCTGATTGCGCGGCTCTACAAGGTGCCGGAAGATAAAGTGATATCGGTGGTGGAATTTGCGCCGGCTATGGCAATTAAGGCCACCATTGTCCGGCCGGTGGTCTGCGGCGATGTGGGAGACACTGATGTTTACGGTGCCCAGCAACATGGCCCCCTGTTAAACATGGAAGTGGATTGGAATTAA
- a CDS encoding DUF1446 domain-containing protein, producing MKEELRVFSPTAILGYGFPMASFEAGLKLKPHVIAVDGGSTDPGPYYLGSGKSFTDRAAVKRDLEVMLAGGKELGIPVIVGTAGGSGAGSHLSWCLDIVREIAREKRLGFKLATIGAEIPKKKLLRHFDRGAIKPLPPGGELQRGELESSKSVVGQMGMEPFIKALQAGADVILAGRAYDPAVFASYPVWKGFDTALSLHMGKILECAVIAAEPGSGSDCMMGFLREDHFLLEPMNPDRKCTVTSVAAHTLYEKTNPYLLPGPGGTLDLKAADFSQVSERSVKVSGSRYIPSDVYSVKLEGARLAGFRTVSIAGARDPLFIDRVDKIIEGVQERVQDNFSSFTGRYRLLFRLYGRDGVMAGLEPLSGVNGCHELGIIIEAVADEQELANTICSFARSTMLHYGYPGRMATAGNLAFPYSPSDFEGGEVYRFSVYHLLEVENPEELFPLQVEQV from the coding sequence ATGAAAGAGGAATTGAGGGTCTTTTCCCCTACCGCCATATTGGGTTATGGTTTTCCCATGGCCTCTTTTGAGGCAGGGCTAAAGCTAAAGCCTCACGTGATTGCCGTAGATGGAGGTTCGACGGACCCCGGCCCTTATTACCTGGGATCGGGAAAATCATTTACCGACCGCGCGGCAGTGAAGCGGGATCTGGAGGTTATGCTGGCCGGGGGTAAGGAATTGGGAATACCGGTAATTGTGGGTACCGCCGGGGGATCAGGGGCGGGCTCTCACCTGAGCTGGTGCCTGGATATAGTTAGGGAAATTGCCCGTGAAAAGCGTTTGGGTTTCAAGCTGGCAACCATAGGTGCCGAAATTCCTAAGAAAAAATTGCTCCGGCACTTTGACCGGGGCGCAATTAAACCTCTCCCGCCCGGCGGCGAATTGCAACGCGGGGAATTGGAAAGTAGTAAAAGTGTAGTGGGACAAATGGGTATGGAGCCTTTCATAAAGGCATTGCAAGCCGGGGCTGACGTTATTTTAGCCGGCAGGGCTTATGACCCTGCAGTTTTTGCCAGTTATCCCGTTTGGAAAGGATTTGACACGGCCCTTTCTTTGCACATGGGAAAAATACTGGAATGCGCGGTTATTGCCGCCGAGCCGGGCAGCGGCAGTGATTGTATGATGGGTTTTTTGCGAGAGGATCATTTTTTGCTGGAACCCATGAATCCTGACCGCAAATGTACTGTCACTTCAGTAGCCGCACATACTCTTTATGAAAAAACTAATCCCTACTTATTGCCTGGCCCGGGAGGAACCCTTGACTTGAAGGCAGCAGATTTTAGCCAGGTTAGTGAGCGGTCTGTTAAAGTCTCAGGAAGTCGCTACATACCTTCTGATGTCTATTCCGTTAAGCTGGAAGGGGCCAGGCTGGCAGGCTTTCGTACTGTATCCATTGCCGGGGCCAGAGACCCGCTGTTCATTGACCGTGTTGATAAGATTATCGAAGGTGTGCAGGAAAGGGTGCAAGATAACTTCTCATCCTTTACCGGACGCTATCGCCTGCTTTTCCGGCTTTACGGCCGGGATGGTGTGATGGCCGGCCTGGAGCCCTTATCCGGCGTGAATGGTTGTCATGAGCTGGGGATTATTATTGAGGCTGTGGCTGATGAGCAAGAGCTTGCTAACACCATCTGTAGTTTTGCCCGCTCCACCATGCTCCATTACGGTTACCCCGGGCGTATGGCCACTGCCGGGAATCTGGCGTTTCCTTATTCCCCTTCGGATTTTGAGGGTGGTGAAGTTTACCGGTTTAGTGTGTACCACTTGCTGGAGGTGGAAAACCCGGAGGAATTGTTTCCTCTGCAGGTAGAGCAGGTTTAA
- the uvsE gene encoding UV DNA damage repair endonuclease UvsE has translation MIIRFGYVAMSMTMQNASPSKTVTFKTYSKLAEKDPEAALNKVRRVTRQNLNNCLRLLRHNKAHGVHVYRFSSKIIPLGTHPELKHWDYMEEMESELMELGQFIRENKMRVTFHPDHFTVINTPGADVLEKSIVDLRHHAGLLEAMGLNTRAKLVMHVGGGYKNKSASLERFRQNWSQVPSEARERITLENDDKIYTGSDVLWLCEQLKLPMVLDIHHYLCNHGHGETLGELAPRFIDSWQETGLNPKIHVSSPKSEKNRLSHHDYVDPGDLYPFLTIMREHNRDFDVMVEAKQKDRAMFKLVQDLKAYPGIKVLGDALAEFV, from the coding sequence ATGATTATACGTTTTGGCTATGTGGCCATGTCCATGACTATGCAAAACGCGTCACCGTCCAAGACCGTAACCTTTAAAACCTATAGCAAGCTGGCGGAAAAAGACCCGGAGGCGGCATTGAATAAAGTGCGGCGGGTGACAAGGCAAAATCTTAACAACTGCCTGAGGCTGCTTCGCCATAACAAAGCCCACGGGGTACATGTGTATCGTTTTTCCTCCAAGATAATCCCGCTGGGCACGCACCCGGAATTAAAGCATTGGGATTACATGGAGGAAATGGAGTCCGAATTAATGGAATTGGGCCAATTTATCCGGGAAAATAAAATGAGGGTTACCTTTCACCCGGACCACTTTACGGTGATTAACACTCCCGGTGCAGACGTCTTGGAAAAATCAATAGTAGACCTCAGGCACCATGCCGGTTTATTGGAGGCCATGGGGCTTAATACCCGTGCAAAATTGGTAATGCACGTGGGCGGCGGTTATAAGAATAAATCTGCTTCTTTGGAGCGGTTTCGGCAAAATTGGTCCCAAGTGCCCTCAGAAGCCCGGGAACGTATTACCCTGGAAAATGATGATAAAATTTACACCGGTTCTGATGTCCTCTGGCTTTGTGAGCAGTTAAAGTTGCCCATGGTACTGGATATCCATCACTATCTATGTAATCATGGCCACGGTGAAACACTAGGTGAATTAGCGCCCCGGTTTATCGACAGCTGGCAGGAAACGGGCTTGAATCCCAAGATACACGTATCCAGCCCTAAAAGTGAAAAAAACCGTTTAAGTCACCATGATTATGTTGATCCCGGCGATTTATACCCATTTCTGACGATAATGCGGGAACATAACAGGGATTTTGATGTTATGGTGGAAGCTAAGCAGAAAGACCGGGCTATGTTTAAACTGGTACAGGATTTAAAAGCATACCCTGGTATTAAAGTGCTGGGAGACGCTCTGGCTGAGTTTGTGTAA
- a CDS encoding sodium-dependent transporter — MPKQRENWTSRVGFILAAAGSAIGLGNIWRFPFMTGKNGGAVFLVLYLLAILLIGFPVLINEMIIGRKTHRNPVGAFKALAPGTPWWLVGALGVFSGFVILSYYSVVAGWSLAYIYKTVAGGLNANVDFASIFSAHISNVIEPIIWHFIFMFLTIAVVAAGIVKGIQRSVKVLMPLLFILLIVLIGRAVTLPGAAEGLVFYLKPDSSAITPRTLLDAISQAFFTLSVGMGCIITYGSYMRDEDQIPGSAASVVGLDTLVAFMAGFAIFPAVFALGFTPNAGPGLTFITLPAVFAEMPMGILFGALFFSLLAIAALTSAFSLLEVVVAWLVDEYRWSRARASTLLGVFIFLAGIPASLGYSSLSGFNFLGKDLLDTYDWFANSIFLPLGGLLTAIFTGYVWGARKSAEEGNRNLRRHFLGAWWGVWFRYVIPVIIVVIMVVGIYDTFK; from the coding sequence GTGCCTAAACAAAGAGAAAACTGGACATCGCGAGTTGGATTCATACTGGCCGCGGCAGGTTCCGCCATCGGCTTGGGAAACATCTGGCGTTTCCCTTTTATGACCGGAAAAAACGGTGGTGCCGTCTTCCTTGTATTATATCTATTAGCCATTTTACTTATAGGATTCCCTGTACTTATTAACGAAATGATCATTGGCCGCAAGACACACAGAAACCCTGTTGGCGCATTTAAAGCACTGGCCCCTGGTACACCATGGTGGCTGGTGGGCGCACTGGGTGTATTTAGCGGCTTCGTCATACTTTCTTATTATTCCGTTGTTGCAGGCTGGTCGCTGGCCTACATTTACAAAACCGTTGCCGGCGGTCTGAATGCAAACGTTGATTTTGCCAGTATATTCTCTGCACACATCAGTAACGTTATAGAACCTATTATATGGCATTTTATTTTTATGTTTCTAACCATAGCCGTTGTGGCGGCGGGGATTGTCAAAGGAATTCAGCGTTCAGTAAAAGTATTGATGCCCCTTTTATTCATTCTTCTAATTGTACTGATCGGCCGGGCGGTCACCCTGCCCGGTGCTGCAGAGGGACTGGTGTTTTATCTGAAGCCGGATTCCAGTGCCATCACCCCCCGTACATTGCTGGATGCAATTTCCCAGGCTTTTTTCACCCTCAGTGTGGGTATGGGCTGCATAATAACTTATGGAAGCTACATGCGGGATGAGGATCAAATCCCCGGCAGCGCGGCCTCGGTGGTAGGGCTGGATACCTTAGTGGCTTTTATGGCCGGATTTGCCATCTTCCCGGCTGTATTCGCCCTTGGGTTCACCCCTAACGCCGGGCCGGGATTAACCTTTATCACCCTGCCCGCTGTTTTTGCAGAAATGCCTATGGGTATACTTTTTGGTGCCCTCTTTTTTTCCCTGCTGGCCATCGCCGCCCTGACGTCAGCATTCTCCCTTCTGGAAGTGGTGGTAGCCTGGCTGGTCGATGAATACCGGTGGTCCAGGGCCAGGGCATCTACCCTGCTGGGAGTATTCATTTTTCTGGCCGGCATTCCTGCCAGCCTGGGGTACAGCAGCTTAAGCGGTTTTAACTTCCTGGGTAAAGATCTGTTGGACACCTATGATTGGTTTGCCAATTCCATATTCCTACCGCTGGGCGGGCTTTTAACGGCAATTTTCACCGGGTATGTCTGGGGGGCCAGGAAATCGGCAGAGGAAGGAAACCGCAACTTGCGCAGACACTTCCTTGGAGCATGGTGGGGTGTCTGGTTCCGTTATGTTATTCCCGTAATAATCGTGGTGATTATGGTGGTGGGGATTTATGATACTTTTAAATAA
- a CDS encoding ABC transporter ATP-binding protein → MIHVRNMHYTYPGASKEVLHGLNFSIEDGEIFGFLGPSGAGKSTTQNILIGLLRNYLGSIVVLGRELSAWDDAYYEHIGVSFELPNHYLKLTALENLSYFRSLYSVSTCDPMEALEWVGLEDDAGKRVANFSKGMKIRLNVARSLLHQPKLLFLDEPTGGLDPVNARHIKNLILEQRARGATVFVTTHDMMVADELCDRVAFIAGGKIDVIDSPGTLKKRYGKRSVVVEYITGTTEAKSREFPLDSLGQNNEFIDLLNIATRIETIHTQETTLEQVFIKVTGEELSA, encoded by the coding sequence GTGATCCATGTACGTAATATGCACTATACGTATCCGGGGGCAAGCAAAGAGGTGTTACATGGCCTCAATTTCAGTATTGAGGACGGAGAGATCTTCGGTTTTTTAGGCCCATCCGGTGCAGGCAAGTCCACAACTCAGAATATCCTCATCGGATTACTGAGGAACTATCTGGGCAGTATCGTTGTACTAGGCCGGGAGTTGAGTGCTTGGGATGATGCATATTATGAGCACATCGGGGTCTCCTTCGAACTGCCAAACCACTACTTGAAGCTCACGGCCCTGGAGAACCTTTCCTATTTCCGCTCCTTATACAGTGTTTCCACTTGTGACCCAATGGAAGCGCTGGAGTGGGTTGGTCTGGAGGATGATGCGGGTAAACGGGTGGCAAATTTCAGCAAGGGCATGAAGATCCGGCTGAACGTGGCCCGCAGCCTGCTACACCAGCCCAAACTGCTTTTTCTGGACGAACCCACCGGCGGCCTGGATCCGGTCAACGCGCGCCATATAAAGAATCTGATTCTGGAGCAGCGCGCCCGGGGCGCCACAGTATTTGTCACCACCCATGACATGATGGTGGCGGATGAGCTGTGCGACCGGGTGGCCTTTATCGCCGGGGGCAAGATTGATGTGATTGATTCACCTGGTACGCTAAAGAAACGGTACGGCAAGCGCAGTGTGGTCGTTGAGTACATTACCGGCACTACAGAAGCGAAGAGCCGGGAGTTTCCGCTGGATAGTTTGGGTCAAAACAATGAGTTCATCGACCTGCTTAATATAGCAACACGTATCGAGACTATCCACACCCAGGAAACAACCCTGGAGCAGGTCTTTATTAAAGTGACGGGAGAGGAGCTGTCGGCATGA
- a CDS encoding PHP domain-containing protein encodes MKYADLHIHSTASDGSWTPAEVVHVAKEKELSCIALADHDTVDGIGQAIETGTELGVEVIPALEFSTLYRGGEVHILGYFIDWRANNLRAELKEVADARLNRGKGMVVKLQELGIDIDWADVKEIAGDGAVGRPHIAKALLEKGYIKTMGEAFTASYIGNGGRAYVERYEMSPERAIQLTMDAGGVPVLAHPGFYKKDSRLEKEDIIHLAEHGVQGIEVWHTKHSEKDTRYYEDIARAAGLLMTGGSDCHGDNANEVLMGQIKLPYEYVERLLAALR; translated from the coding sequence ATGAAATATGCTGACTTACATATTCACTCCACGGCATCGGATGGGTCGTGGACGCCGGCAGAAGTGGTCCATGTGGCCAAGGAAAAAGAGTTAAGCTGCATTGCCCTGGCGGACCACGATACAGTGGACGGAATTGGACAAGCCATAGAGACCGGAACGGAACTTGGGGTAGAAGTGATACCGGCGCTGGAGTTTTCCACCCTTTATCGCGGCGGTGAGGTGCACATTTTGGGTTATTTCATTGACTGGCGCGCCAACAATTTGCGGGCGGAACTGAAAGAAGTTGCCGATGCCCGTCTTAACCGGGGTAAAGGTATGGTGGTTAAACTGCAGGAATTGGGAATAGACATTGACTGGGCAGATGTGAAAGAGATTGCAGGGGACGGTGCGGTGGGGCGGCCGCATATTGCCAAAGCGCTGCTGGAAAAAGGGTATATCAAAACTATGGGGGAGGCTTTCACCGCGTCATACATAGGTAACGGCGGCAGGGCGTATGTAGAGCGCTACGAAATGTCCCCGGAGCGGGCAATACAACTGACCATGGATGCCGGCGGTGTACCGGTGCTGGCGCACCCCGGCTTTTATAAAAAGGATTCCCGCCTGGAAAAGGAAGATATTATCCACCTTGCGGAGCACGGGGTGCAGGGTATTGAGGTGTGGCATACTAAGCACTCAGAGAAAGATACCCGCTATTACGAGGATATTGCCCGGGCGGCGGGCCTTTTAATGACAGGAGGGTCTGACTGCCACGGGGACAATGCTAATGAGGTATTGATGGGGCAAATTAAATTACCATACGAGTATGTGGAGCGCCTGCTTGCGGCACTTAGGTAA
- a CDS encoding TfoX/Sxy family protein gives MGLSKLPSIGNVLEDKLRQVGIETRDDLQNVGSKDAFLRIKSIDEGACLNTLYALEGALQGVRWHYLSDADKKNLKSYYQSIK, from the coding sequence TTGGGTTTAAGTAAACTGCCAAGTATAGGTAATGTGTTAGAGGACAAGCTAAGGCAGGTAGGAATTGAAACACGGGATGATTTGCAGAATGTTGGCAGTAAAGATGCTTTTCTACGCATAAAAAGTATTGATGAGGGGGCCTGCTTAAACACCTTGTATGCATTAGAGGGAGCCCTCCAGGGAGTGAGATGGCATTACTTATCTGATGCCGACAAAAAGAATTTGAAATCATATTATCAATCAATAAAATGA
- a CDS encoding hemolysin III family protein, producing MKSFLGMKEPVNTLTHFIAFLTAIAGLVFLIIATRNEPVKLLVMIVYGTSLVLLFGASSLYHWIKTSPHKELCLRKIDHIAIYILIAGSYTPVFFYGLGGAWKWTMLIAVWTLALIGIVLKIFFQNVPRAVSTAFYLSLGWIAVVPFAMLVKTIPLGGIIMMVAGGVAYTVGALIYATKCFNFFPNRFGFHEIFHLCIVAGSVTHYLMIFLYIMPE from the coding sequence ATGAAAAGTTTCCTGGGTATGAAAGAACCCGTTAATACGTTGACACACTTTATCGCATTTTTAACCGCCATCGCGGGGCTGGTGTTTCTAATCATCGCCACCAGGAATGAACCAGTTAAGCTACTGGTAATGATAGTTTACGGAACCAGTCTGGTGCTGCTTTTCGGGGCCAGTTCTTTGTACCACTGGATTAAAACGTCCCCGCACAAGGAATTGTGCCTTAGAAAAATTGACCATATCGCCATTTATATATTGATTGCAGGCTCTTATACACCGGTTTTTTTCTACGGCTTGGGTGGAGCCTGGAAGTGGACTATGCTGATAGCTGTATGGACGCTGGCTTTAATAGGTATCGTCCTGAAAATATTTTTTCAGAACGTACCAAGAGCCGTTTCCACTGCTTTCTATTTATCGTTGGGCTGGATTGCCGTAGTGCCCTTCGCCATGCTCGTTAAAACCATTCCGCTGGGCGGCATTATCATGATGGTGGCAGGCGGAGTGGCTTATACTGTAGGGGCCCTTATATATGCTACCAAGTGTTTTAACTTTTTCCCCAACCGGTTCGGCTTTCACGAGATCTTCCACCTGTGTATTGTGGCCGGCAGTGTAACCCATTATTTAATGATTTTCCTTTACATTATGCCTGAATAA